One genomic segment of Prosthecobacter fusiformis includes these proteins:
- a CDS encoding ADP-ribosylglycohydrolase family protein: protein MISTTSRFQGALWGQFVADAAALGTHWIYDLEDLSKKFPKGIHGFEKPKTGHYHEGKQPGDQTHYGDTALLLLESVAACGGRFRENDFGMRFESYFTGPNCRSYKDHSTRETLEHLQKQPGNFQNGADDDQLATVSRLAPVVVSYQRDDFTLVADAIRRLTHVTQNHPTAVACATAHGMLLRTLLRGTPFREAFELTRKSREVSCDGSDYFEFAYMLREMDVITATGRFGQSCPLPQSFPSALHAAWRHQDSFEDAVLNTLRAGGDNAGRASMIGAWLGAAHGIEGIPSAWLEKLTAKERIAKAIEQLSSHLGE from the coding sequence GTGATCTCTACCACGTCCCGTTTTCAAGGTGCCCTGTGGGGACAATTTGTCGCCGATGCTGCCGCCCTGGGCACGCATTGGATCTATGATCTGGAGGATCTCTCAAAAAAATTCCCGAAAGGCATCCATGGTTTTGAAAAACCCAAGACGGGCCATTATCATGAAGGCAAGCAGCCCGGGGACCAGACTCATTACGGCGATACTGCATTGCTTTTGCTGGAGTCCGTGGCCGCGTGTGGCGGACGTTTTCGTGAAAACGATTTCGGCATGCGGTTTGAGAGTTATTTCACTGGCCCTAACTGCCGTAGTTACAAGGATCATTCCACCCGCGAAACCCTGGAGCACTTGCAGAAGCAGCCCGGCAATTTTCAAAATGGCGCAGATGATGACCAACTCGCCACGGTTAGCCGTCTAGCCCCTGTTGTTGTCTCTTATCAAAGAGATGACTTCACACTGGTGGCTGATGCCATTCGTCGGCTCACCCACGTCACGCAAAATCATCCAACGGCCGTCGCATGCGCCACCGCTCACGGCATGCTGCTACGCACCCTCTTGCGCGGCACCCCATTTCGCGAAGCCTTTGAGCTGACCCGCAAGTCCCGCGAAGTCAGTTGTGACGGCTCAGATTATTTTGAGTTTGCCTACATGCTGCGGGAGATGGATGTCATCACCGCAACCGGCCGGTTTGGCCAGAGCTGCCCGCTGCCACAGAGCTTCCCTTCAGCGCTGCACGCAGCTTGGCGTCACCAAGATTCCTTTGAAGACGCGGTGCTGAATACCCTGCGTGCAGGCGGGGACAATGCAGGGCGTGCCAGCATGATCGGTGCCTGGCTGGGTGCAGCCCATGGCATTGAGGGCATACCCTCTGCCTGGCTGGAAAAATTGACAGCCAAAGAACGCATCGCTAAAGCCATCGAGCAATTGTCTTCGCACCTCGGAGAGTAA